Proteins found in one Paraburkholderia caballeronis genomic segment:
- a CDS encoding histidine phosphatase family protein: MSATAVLFAPTTRAAPTDIETLVFVRHAEKPPEGLGQLNCQGLNRALALPAVIAAKFGKPDAIYAPDPGEKKDDRGHPYYYVRPLATIEPTAIQFGMPVQTPYGRSQIGALERTLVAPEWRGRTALIAWEHRDVEELVRKIVTTYGSNDADVPTWPGSDFDSIYVVRIDWSADRPTATFTHDHEGLDGRSTDCPCAALPAAQ, translated from the coding sequence GTGAGCGCGACGGCTGTGCTGTTCGCGCCGACGACGCGAGCCGCGCCGACCGACATCGAAACGCTGGTGTTCGTCCGCCACGCCGAGAAACCGCCTGAAGGACTCGGGCAGTTGAACTGCCAGGGATTGAATCGCGCGCTCGCCTTGCCGGCGGTGATCGCCGCGAAATTCGGCAAACCCGACGCGATCTACGCGCCGGACCCGGGCGAGAAGAAGGACGACCGCGGACATCCGTATTACTACGTGCGCCCGCTTGCGACGATCGAGCCGACCGCGATCCAGTTCGGAATGCCGGTGCAGACGCCGTATGGCCGTTCGCAGATCGGCGCGCTCGAACGCACGCTCGTCGCGCCCGAATGGCGGGGCCGCACCGCGCTGATCGCGTGGGAGCATCGCGACGTCGAGGAACTGGTCCGCAAGATCGTGACGACCTACGGCAGCAACGATGCCGACGTGCCGACATGGCCCGGTTCGGATTTCGACAGCATCTATGTAGTGCGCATCGACTGGAGCGCGGACCGGCCGACCGCGACGTTCACGCACGATCACGAAGGCCTCGACGGCCGCTCGACCGACTGCCCGTGCGCCGCGCTGCCGGCCGCTCAATGA